In one Lolium rigidum isolate FL_2022 chromosome 3, APGP_CSIRO_Lrig_0.1, whole genome shotgun sequence genomic region, the following are encoded:
- the LOC124695853 gene encoding RING-H2 finger protein ATL79-like, which translates to MATAASQEHEHRAADNGTTAPSPSATNSWGPYSGAGDFASNMAVILAALLAALALSAALTAAVRYLLRRRRRGRAGVAEGDPEKPLSAEVTSPPPSLVYSAAGTKLAGAAECAICLAEFVDGDAVRVMPACGHGFHARCIERWLAGGLRSSCPTCRAPAATPQTDGAAEAARS; encoded by the exons ATGGCAACGGCGGCATCGCAGGAGCATGAGCACCGGGCAGCGGACAACGGCACGACCGCGCCGTCACCCAGTGCCACCAACAGCTGGGGGCCCTACTCTGGTGCCGGCGACTTCGCTAGCAACATGGCCGTCATCCTGGCCGCGCTGCTCGCCGCTCTGGCGCTTT CCGCGGCGCTCACTGCCGCTGTCAGGTatctgctccgccgccgccgacgcggccGCGCTGGCGTAGCGGAAGGGGACCCGGAGAAGCCCCTTTCCGCGGAGGTGACATCGCCGCCTCCATCTCTGGTGTACTCGGCGGCGGGGACCAAGCTGGCAGGCGCGGCCGAGTGCGCGATATGCCTGGCCGAGTTCGTGGACGGGGACGCCGTGCGCGTCATGCCGGCCTGCGGCCACGGCTTCCACGCGCGCTGCATCGAGCGGTGGCTAGCCGGAGGCCTGCGGTCGTCATGCCCGACGTGCCGCGCGCCGGCTGCGACGCCGCAAACCGATGGGGCTGCAGAGGCCGCCAGGTCTTGA